The window GCCGCCCGGACGGCGTTGGCGGAGTGGGTACCGGACCTGGTCGGGCCCGATCCGGCCGCCGAGGGTTTCGCCGACGGGCTCGCCGGACTGCTGCACCGGGCCGCCGTCCGCGGCTGCCCGGAGCCGCAGCGGCCTCCGGTGCCGGTGCTGCGCGCCCGGCACCGACTGGCGAACGCCACCCGGACCGGGGCGGCGGTGCTGATCACGGTGGCGGTCGGCGGCGCGGCGGCGGCGACCCTGGCCGGCAGCGGCCCGGGGTCGCTGTTCCACCGGGCCCCCGAACCGCCGAAGCAGGCGGTCTGCGGCGCGGTCAACGGCTCCGCCGTGCCGCTCGTCCCGGACGGTCCGCCGACGGGCATCCGCAGCCTCTGGTGCAGTCCGACGCCCGGGGTCGAGCCGGTCGTGGCGGACCCGCCGCCGCCCCGGGCGCCGCTGTGGGAGCTGCCGGCCGCCGCGCGCGCCGCGGCGGCCCTGCCCCCGCCCGGCTCGGCGGGCGGGCCGGCGGCCTGCACCCGCTGGTCGCTCCTCCCCTGCCCGGCGGACCGCTGAGCGGCCCGCCGGCGGAGTCCCCGGCGTCCGACCCGGGCCAGGTCGGACGCCGGGGCGACGGGGCGACGGGGCGACGGGGCGACGGGGCGACGGGGCACACCTCACCGGCGACGGCCGGAGCCGCGGCCGGATCGGCGGGCGGTGGGGCCGCCGCTCTCCCGGCCGGAGGCCCCGCCACAACGGCGAGCGCCCCGCCCGGAGATCCGGACGGGGCGCTCGATGCGCGGGGCGAGCGTCAGCCGTTGATCAGCTCACGCGCCAGGCGGGCGGTCTCGGACGGCGTCTTGCCGACCTTGACGCCGGCGGCCTCCAGGGCCTCCTTCTTCGCCTGCGCGGTGCCCGAGGAGCCGGAGACGATGGCGCCGGCGTGGCCCATGGTCTTGCCCTCGGGGGCGGTGAAGCCCGCGACGTAGCCGACGACCGGCTTGGTGACGTGCTCGGCGATGTAGGCCGCGGCACGCTCCTCGGCGTCGCCACCGATCTCACCGATCATGACGATGAGCTCGGTCTCCGGGTCCTCCTGGAAGGCCTTGAGAGCGTCGATGTGGGTGGTCCCGATGACCGGGTCACCGCCGATGCCCACGGCCGAGGAGAAGCCGATGTCCCGCAGCTCGTACATGAGCTGGTAGGTCAGGGTGCCGGACTTCGACACCAGGCCGATCTTGCCGGCCTGGGTGATGTCCGCCGGGATGATGCCGGCGTTGGACTGCCCGGGGCTGATCAGGCCCGGGCAGTTCGGGCCGATGATCCGGGTCTTGTTGCCCTTCGAGCCCGCGTACGCCCAGAAGGCGGCCGAGTCGTGGACCGGGACACCCTCGGTGATGACGACCGCGAGGCCGATCTCGGCGTCGATGGCCTCGACGACGGCGTCCTTGGTGAACTTCGGCGGCACGAAGATGACGGTGACGTCGGCACCGGTCTTCTCGATGGCCTCGGCGACGGAGCCGAAGACGGGCACATCGGTGCCGTCGACGTCGACCGTGGTGCCGGCCTTGCGCGGGTTCACGCCACCGACGATCTGGGTGCCCGAGGCGAGCATGCGGCGGGTGTGCTTCATGCCCTCGGAGCCGGTCATGCCCTGGACGATGACCTTGCTGTCCTTGGTAAGGAAGATAGCCATGGTGTTAAGTCCCCTTCCTTACTTGTTGGCCAGCTCGGCGGCACGGTCGGCGGCGCCGTCCATGGTGTCGACGCGCTGCACCAGCGGGTGGTTGGCGTCGTCGAGGATCTTGCGACCAAGCTCGGCGTTGTTGCCGTCCAGGCGGACGACCAGCGGCTTGGAGACGTTCTCGCCCTTGGACTCCAGCAGGGCCAGGGCCTGCACGATGCCGTTCGCGACGGCGTCGCACGCGGTGATGCCACCGAAGACGTTGACGAAGACCGACTTGACGTCGGGGTCGCCCAGGATGATCTCCAGGCCGTTCGCCATGACCTCGGCGGACGCGCCGCCACCGATGTCGAGGAAGTTGGCGGGCTTGACGCCGCCGTGGCTCTCGCCCGCGTAGGCGACCACGTCGAGGGTGCTCATGACGAGACCCGCGCCGTTGCCGATGATGCCGACCTGGCCGTCGAGCTTGACGTAGTTCAGGCCCTTGGCCTTCGCCGCCGCCTCCAGCGGGTTGGCGGCGGCCTTGTCCTCGAGCGCCTCGTGCTCGGGCTGGCGGAACTCGGCGTTCTCGTCCAGGGAGACCTTGCCGTCGAGCGCGATGATCTTGCCGTCGCCGGACTTGATCAACGGGTTGACCTCGACGAGGAGGGCGTCCTCCTTGATGAAGACGACCCAGAGCTTCTGCAGGACATCGGCGACCTGGTCCGCGATCTCCGCCGGGAACTTCGCGGCGGCGACGATCTCGGCGGCCTTCTCCGGGGTGCAGCCCTCGTTGGCGTCGACCGGGATCTTGGCGAGCGCCTCGGGGTTCTCCTCCGCGACGACCTCGATCTCCACACCGCCCTCCACGCTGGCCATGGCCAGGAAGGTGCGGTTGGTGCGGTCCAGCAGGAAGGAGACGTAGTACTCCTCCTTGATGTCCGCCGTCTGGGCCAGCATCACCTTGTGAACGGTGTGGCCCTTGATGTCCATCCCGAGGATCGCCTCGGCCTTGGCGACGGCGTCCGCCGGGTCGGCGGCGAGCTTCACGCCACCGGCCTTGCCTCGGCCGCCCACCTTCACCTGAGCCTTGACGACGGCGCGGCCGCCGAAGCGCTCCGCGATGGCGGCAGCGTCTGCGGCGGTCTCGATGACATCACCGTCAAGCACGGGAACCCCGTGCTTGGCGAAGAGGTCCCTCGCCTGGTACTCGAACAGGTCCACGTGTTTGTCCTTGTTCGTGGTCGCGGATTGTGTCTCTACGAGCGTGCCACGGCAGGATCTTCGCTGCGGGTCGTCGGGGCGGTGCGGGTACGCAGAGGTACGGCCTTGCGGCCCACACAGCCACGGGCGCACACGTCAATCAACACGCGCGTCACGTCCGTCTGGCAGGTTATCCCCGGACGGCAGGCGTGTTTCGCCCGGGACCGGCCCGGCTTGGGTGAGAACCGTCACAGCCAGGCCCCGACCGGCTGCCGCGCGCCCTGCTCAGCAGGTGCGCAGATCAGCGGTGGGGCCGGGCCCGGGTTCGCTCGTCCGGGTGAACCCGCGCACCCGGTCGCTACCCGCCCT of the Kitasatospora sp. NBC_01246 genome contains:
- the sucD gene encoding succinate--CoA ligase subunit alpha, whose protein sequence is MAIFLTKDSKVIVQGMTGSEGMKHTRRMLASGTQIVGGVNPRKAGTTVDVDGTDVPVFGSVAEAIEKTGADVTVIFVPPKFTKDAVVEAIDAEIGLAVVITEGVPVHDSAAFWAYAGSKGNKTRIIGPNCPGLISPGQSNAGIIPADITQAGKIGLVSKSGTLTYQLMYELRDIGFSSAVGIGGDPVIGTTHIDALKAFQEDPETELIVMIGEIGGDAEERAAAYIAEHVTKPVVGYVAGFTAPEGKTMGHAGAIVSGSSGTAQAKKEALEAAGVKVGKTPSETARLARELING
- the sucC gene encoding ADP-forming succinate--CoA ligase subunit beta, which codes for MDLFEYQARDLFAKHGVPVLDGDVIETAADAAAIAERFGGRAVVKAQVKVGGRGKAGGVKLAADPADAVAKAEAILGMDIKGHTVHKVMLAQTADIKEEYYVSFLLDRTNRTFLAMASVEGGVEIEVVAEENPEALAKIPVDANEGCTPEKAAEIVAAAKFPAEIADQVADVLQKLWVVFIKEDALLVEVNPLIKSGDGKIIALDGKVSLDENAEFRQPEHEALEDKAAANPLEAAAKAKGLNYVKLDGQVGIIGNGAGLVMSTLDVVAYAGESHGGVKPANFLDIGGGASAEVMANGLEIILGDPDVKSVFVNVFGGITACDAVANGIVQALALLESKGENVSKPLVVRLDGNNAELGRKILDDANHPLVQRVDTMDGAADRAAELANK